The sequence CTAACCTCTCCTTACCTATACCTGTATGGGTATTTATAAATGTAAAAAGAAACTGTCTTATTCCGTAAGCGTAATATAAACGTATAAGACAGTTACCTTTTTTATTTAACGACTTTTCACCAGTAAATTTACTGCTTCTTTTATTAGTTCCTCCGAGCTTTGACCAGATTCCTGTTCCTCTCGAATACATTTTTCAAGGTTCGTGCTAACGATTAACGCAGCCGTCCTATCTAATGCACTGCGACAAGCAGACATCTGTGTAACGACTTCTCTGCAATCCTTGCCTTCATCCATCATCTTAATCAATCCACGGATTTGTCCTTCAATCCGTTTCATTCGGTTGATCACTTTCGCATCGTATTCCATGATGAAGACGCCCCTTTCTATATCAGTTATACCTTTATCATACTAAATGAGACGCTATGAAGAAAATAATACAACACTCATATTATACCCCTCTCGGTATTTTGTCAATTAACTTTTAATCATCTGGCAAGATTTTTGACAAAAAAAACTGCGTTGGCTAACACCTTTACGGGCGATGCAATTGATTATGTAAACTAGGGCTTTATTGCAAAATGGTCACAACGCAAGTTAACATAATTCATATTATAGGAACTCAGCTTCATTGTTCAATATGGTTACTGCTGTGACTGCTTTTTTATTACTTTCTTGATTGAATACAAAAAGACGCTTGCTACAGGCGCAAGCGTCTTCCAAAGTAGAGTTTTTATACCCCGTACCGTTCTTCTTCAATTTGTTCTAACGTTTTTCCTCTTGTTTTTGGCGCTAAGGCTATACCGATAATCAGGTGAATGATCAGGAATATAATCATTACAACACCTGCTACTGTAAAGCTAAGTGCGTCCATTAAAATAGGTAAAATAAACGACCAAATAGCTATACCAGTACGTACTAAGAAATACATGAAGCCTTGAGCACTGGCACGGTATCTTGTAACAAATAACTCGCTTGTCCATAGGGCATAGAATGCTTGGGCACCGATACCTGCTGCAGAGCCCCACAGAACTACGAATAATACTAATGATACCCAGTTCATCGGCATGAACGTTAATATAATCCAAGCTACTACACCGATAACTGCACCTAAACCGAAAAGGAAGCGCTGACTTACTTTATCTGCTAATTTCATAAAACCAAAATAGGTTGTCAGTACGGTAAACATCCATAAAAATGCTTGTAACAAGTTAGCTTGTCCATTAGATAAACCGCCTACATTTTCATAAATATATGGCATGAAATAACCCATTGCACCAGCTGTTAAATTCCAAAATAAATATATACCGATTAACAGAAATAACGCTTGTCTATTAACTGCTAAAGAAAATAACTCTTTCAGAGAACTCTTTTTTAGTTTTGTTTTTTGCTGCTCTTTCTGTTTTTTCAAATTGTCTTCTGTCCAGATACGTGATTCTGGTAAACCTCGTCTTAAAATCCATGTTACAAATGCAACTACAAGCAAATGAAAGAATATGATACGAGAGCCTAATAATCCTAATGGCTCGAGTAATACTGCAAGAGCAAACGTAATCATTGGACCGATAGACCAAGCTAATTGTGAAGCTCCCACTCGTGCTGCACGCTGTTTAGAAGGTGCTTCTTCGGCAATGTATGTCCAAGATACAGGTACTGCTACCCCAACTGCGATACCTGTAATAATTGTACCGATCAACAACATTGGGAAGTTAAACGATAACATAATTAATAGAATACCAAACATATAAACTAGTAGATCGTAATTAAAGACGATTTTCCGGCCATATTTATCAGTAATATATCCACCTAAAAGAGCACCAACAGCCGCTCCTAAAGCGTTTGCACTTAATGCACTTAACAAACCTACCCCAACGCTGTCAATGCCAAGGTATGTTTGCCATAATGTTAAACTGCTTGCTGCAGCAATAATTGCCCCAGCTTCAATATAATTCGCCATAGCGATCGCTATCGTTGCTAACCATCCTGTTGTTTCTTTTCTTTTTATAGCTTTCCCCATTTGTTATACCTCCGTTAGATGATATGAATTAGTCCATATGAAAAACTTCTTGTAAATTAGTCGTTACCGGACTATTATCTGTATTCGTTTCCATAACTGGTTCCATAAATGCCCACCATTTCTTATTGATTTCAGTGGTGGCCATTTTGCTCCATAACGCTTCATCTTCGATTTCTACATAACCAAACAATGTACTGGTTTCTTTATCAAGAAAAATCGAATAATTTTTTGCCCCGTGTCGGTGTAAGGCTTCTACCATCTCTGGCCATATTTCGTTATGACGCTTTTCATATTCGTCATGCATATCCGGATACACCTTCATTAAAAAGCCTTTACGCATCATTATTCTTCTCCCCCTTATTTGTAACGCTTTCATATTCCTTACTAAAAAAGAATAAACCTTTTTACCCAATAAGTCAAACACAAATAAACACAAATAAAATAATATAAAGATGTAATTTTTGGATTTATATCTGAAATTAAGGGAAAATGGGTAAACCAACCATTATCCTATTAAACTACCTACAGGATTTATCAAGTATATGATGACCATACATCTTAGCTTAGAACGTTCCCGTGGGAAATTAATCAGAAAGAGGTTCGAAATTATCTTTTATTGTCTTAAAAAAGAAATCTTTTAATTCGGATCGGTCTATTTAGTCAACTAAAAGCCGAACATAACATCATATTCCAGCTTAGAGAATTCACGTTATGTTCGGCTATTC is a genomic window of Gracilibacillus salinarum containing:
- a CDS encoding metal-sensitive transcriptional regulator — encoded protein: MEYDAKVINRMKRIEGQIRGLIKMMDEGKDCREVVTQMSACRSALDRTAALIVSTNLEKCIREEQESGQSSEELIKEAVNLLVKSR
- a CDS encoding MFS transporter, whose amino-acid sequence is MGKAIKRKETTGWLATIAIAMANYIEAGAIIAAASSLTLWQTYLGIDSVGVGLLSALSANALGAAVGALLGGYITDKYGRKIVFNYDLLVYMFGILLIMLSFNFPMLLIGTIITGIAVGVAVPVSWTYIAEEAPSKQRAARVGASQLAWSIGPMITFALAVLLEPLGLLGSRIIFFHLLVVAFVTWILRRGLPESRIWTEDNLKKQKEQQKTKLKKSSLKELFSLAVNRQALFLLIGIYLFWNLTAGAMGYFMPYIYENVGGLSNGQANLLQAFLWMFTVLTTYFGFMKLADKVSQRFLFGLGAVIGVVAWIILTFMPMNWVSLVLFVVLWGSAAGIGAQAFYALWTSELFVTRYRASAQGFMYFLVRTGIAIWSFILPILMDALSFTVAGVVMIIFLIIHLIIGIALAPKTRGKTLEQIEEERYGV
- the rhaM gene encoding L-rhamnose mutarotase, whose translation is MMRKGFLMKVYPDMHDEYEKRHNEIWPEMVEALHRHGAKNYSIFLDKETSTLFGYVEIEDEALWSKMATTEINKKWWAFMEPVMETNTDNSPVTTNLQEVFHMD